TATCTGAATTCATAAGAGTCATCATTAACCAGATGTGGAAGTAGTCTATATGAGCTACCTGATGGTAACAACAATATTCAAtttcctcttctttctcctgACTCAAGTCCACAGAGTGCTCTTGTCTGCCAGTAGTGACTACTTCAGGGGAATGTTCACCAGCGGGATGAAGGAATCCCAGCAGGCCTGTGTGGCTCTTCCCTTCCTGGAGGCCTCAGAGCTGGAGGCCTTGATTGGCTACTCCTACAGCGGGTCCCTCCCCCTCAGCTGGGGGTGTGTCTTTGAGATCACCTGCATTGCCTTCCAGCTCCAGTTCCAGCCCGCCCTCTTGCTGTGCCTCGACTTCCTGAAACAAGAAATGGACGCCCACTCCTGCCTGGATGTGGCGTCTTTCGCTGAGGCTTATGGCATAACGGAACTCCTTGAAGAGGCCAACGACTTTGTCCTGAGACACTTCCAAAATGTGGCAGCCACGCCTAAATTCCAGGACCTGCCAGTCAAGAAGCTTAGAAAATACCTGAAAAGCAACTCCCTCTTTGTGCCCTCTGAGCTTGTGGTCTTCAAGGCAGTGGTGGTCTGGATCGAGGCCTGTCCCAGCGAAAGGCTTAAACTCACCAAAGAGCTGATGAAGAACGTCCACTTTCCTCTCATGACATTCAAGGAGTTCGGTGAAGTTAAAACCGCAAAACTGTGGACTGAATGCAACATAAAACGTCTCTATCAGACTATGCTGGAGGACTTTCGCTCTTATCACGTTGCATCTGAGACCCTGTGCAGGGTCTACCTACCAAAGGACAGCCTAGTCTTGGTGGGTGGAGACCAGATCTCTGCCGACTTTATCCGGCGAACCCCTAGTCGAGAACTGTGGTTTGGGAACTCTCTGAGGAACTACACAGGCGTTGTGAAGACAGTTGAGTGGAGGTTGCTGGGAGAGATGCCAAATCCACCAAGGTTAAGTCATGAGTTGGCTGTTGTCGCAGGGAAGTTGTACGTGCTTGGGGGACAGAGTTATAAAGGCATGCTTGGCGTTCTAAACTCGGTCTACAGGTGAGATAAGAACTTTTGGGTTTGTATCTGCTAAGTAATGAGTCCTTTAGGTATGAATATTTTTGACATATTTATGTTTTTACATTATTTTCTTCCTTCACCTCTCATTCTTTGTGTTCTTTCAGATATGATCCGCTTCAGAACCGCTGGGAGAGATTGGCCAACTTGCAGGAGAAAAGGTGTCATTTTTCTGTGGTTGTTCTGGATGAgatgatatatgccattggaggGTACATTGATCCAGAAACGAACCTGGATAGTGTGGAGCGCTACTGTCCAAATACAGATTCCTGGAGGTAAGGTTTTTCTTTGGGAGGAAtggtttgtaagtcgctctggataagagcgtctgctaaatgacttaaatgtaaatgtaaatgtaacacagAATCACTTGCAGTAATTACTGGTTCCATTGGAAATGGTATGTAACTTAAGTAAAACTTTGTTTCTTTGTTGCTATCTTTACCAAATGTGGCCTTCCCTGTTAGCTTTGCCAAACCCTTGGATATGACCTTGAGTTGCCATGCTGCCACACTGTTGGATGGAGAGGTCTTCATCTCAGGGGGGTTCGACTGCAAGTACCACTGTCTGGTGTCCATGTTCCTGTACCATCCTGAGAGAGGAACTACCTACCTGGCAGAGATGAGCCAACCTCGAGCCCATCACTGCATGGAGACTTTAAACAACCATCTTTATGTGGCCGGAGGAGTCACTGTTGATGAAAACATGATGTCTATTGACCAGCTGGCCTGTGAGGTCTACGACCCTGTTAGTGACTCCTGGAGCACCCTCACACCCCTG
The window above is part of the Oncorhynchus gorbuscha isolate QuinsamMale2020 ecotype Even-year linkage group LG21, OgorEven_v1.0, whole genome shotgun sequence genome. Proteins encoded here:
- the LOC124008529 gene encoding kelch-like protein 33; amino-acid sequence: MALSGPCFQRGLEALWRQDEEFRGDKHNIDRDGEECAGEVKEKDCGDQVNTEEEDKDDEAFRREENSQIHLKRETTEEEEDELQEVKKEWTAVGGQKGGIEDVDSIRVYGRDSYTRDMFQTLQQLRDSSLLTDLTLSTEDGQRLHAHSPILAAVSTLVYQRLQERDEENERRDVDMYIQTEISISLGPEVGLVGLAGVLEFAYTGALAVLNRHTLAQIQAAATTLGVPRVLQLCSEEEEKMKKGVEMRAEEKKISAEKQMKVSLQSIRQLWTKRVGCDVELQVGGASFHVHRVLLSASSDYFRGMFTSGMKESQQACVALPFLEASELEALIGYSYSGSLPLSWGCVFEITCIAFQLQFQPALLLCLDFLKQEMDAHSCLDVASFAEAYGITELLEEANDFVLRHFQNVAATPKFQDLPVKKLRKYLKSNSLFVPSELVVFKAVVVWIEACPSERLKLTKELMKNVHFPLMTFKEFGEVKTAKLWTECNIKRLYQTMLEDFRSYHVASETLCRVYLPKDSLVLVGGDQISADFIRRTPSRELWFGNSLRNYTGVVKTVEWRLLGEMPNPPRLSHELAVVAGKLYVLGGQSYKGMLGVLNSVYRYDPLQNRWERLANLQEKRCHFSVVVLDEMIYAIGGYIDPETNLDSVERYCPNTDSWSFAKPLDMTLSCHAATLLDGEVFISGGFDCKYHCLVSMFLYHPERGTTYLAEMSQPRAHHCMETLNNHLYVAGGVTVDENMMSIDQLACEVYDPVSDSWSTLTPLAVSHVGAASVVLEGKIYVLGGYCQEDYRETRLVHRYDPTIQLWQNIGEIPGPNTDIRACLLHLPKHLRQ